The following proteins are encoded in a genomic region of Burkholderia pyrrocinia:
- a CDS encoding SDR family oxidoreductase, producing the protein MTTPLKVFITGASSGLGLAMAEEYARQGATLALVARRPDALDAFARRFPKLSISVYSADVRDADALATAAASFIATHGCPDVVIANAGISQGAVTGQGDLATFRDVMDINYYGMVATFEPFVGPMTAARHGTLVGVASVAGVRGLPGSGAYSASKSAAIKYLESLRVELRAAGVGVVTIAPGYIRTPMTAHNPYRMPFLMDADRFAARAARAIARQHAFRVIPWQMGVVAKVLHVLPRWLYDRLFEKAPRKPKAGTR; encoded by the coding sequence ATGACTACTCCGCTGAAGGTCTTCATCACCGGCGCGTCGAGCGGCCTCGGCCTCGCGATGGCCGAGGAATACGCCCGCCAGGGCGCCACGCTCGCGCTCGTCGCGCGCCGCCCCGATGCGCTCGATGCGTTCGCGCGGCGCTTCCCCAAGCTGTCCATCTCCGTCTATTCCGCCGACGTGCGCGACGCCGACGCGCTCGCGACGGCCGCCGCGTCGTTCATCGCGACGCACGGCTGCCCCGACGTCGTGATCGCGAACGCGGGCATCAGCCAGGGCGCCGTCACGGGCCAGGGCGATCTCGCGACATTTCGCGACGTGATGGACATCAACTACTACGGGATGGTCGCGACGTTCGAGCCGTTCGTCGGCCCGATGACGGCCGCGCGCCACGGCACGCTGGTCGGCGTCGCGAGCGTCGCCGGCGTGCGCGGTCTGCCCGGCTCCGGCGCGTACAGCGCGTCGAAATCGGCCGCGATCAAGTATCTCGAATCGCTGCGCGTCGAGCTGCGCGCGGCCGGCGTCGGCGTCGTGACGATCGCGCCCGGCTACATCCGCACGCCGATGACGGCGCACAACCCGTACCGGATGCCGTTCCTGATGGACGCCGACCGCTTCGCCGCGCGCGCGGCACGCGCGATCGCGCGGCAGCATGCGTTCCGCGTCATTCCGTGGCAGATGGGCGTCGTCGCGAAGGTGCTGCACGTGCTGCCGCGCTGGCTCTACGACCGCCTGTTCGAAAAGGCGCCGCGCAAGCCGAAGGCCGGCACGCGCTGA
- a CDS encoding SPOR domain-containing protein, with product MAQARRTSKQSKQAGGTFLGIVLGLIVGLAIAVVVALYITRSPSPFVSKVAPPPADNGASQPQQFDPNRALQGKTPGQPVPQAAQPAPPNTAPGQAANQTQGGLLPEPQIVEVPPSANGSSGSNSTGSSNGTTASNNASSGNGVAVAPKPADNTPPKKTQPQQQAGEDDLARFAAQKQAQQAAAQKQQQLAANTPKPTSSATAAAAAKPPTASDANTGYFLQVGAYKTEGDAEQQRARLGFQGFESKVSKRDVSGVTYFRVRVGPFSKFEDMNSARQRLSDAGVDTAVIRFTKQ from the coding sequence ATGGCACAAGCACGCCGCACTTCGAAGCAATCGAAACAAGCCGGAGGAACATTTCTTGGAATCGTGCTGGGCCTGATCGTCGGCCTCGCGATCGCGGTGGTGGTGGCGCTCTACATCACGCGTTCGCCGTCGCCATTCGTGTCGAAGGTCGCGCCGCCGCCGGCCGACAACGGTGCGAGCCAGCCGCAGCAGTTCGACCCGAACCGCGCGCTGCAGGGCAAGACGCCCGGCCAGCCGGTGCCGCAGGCCGCGCAGCCCGCGCCGCCCAACACCGCGCCCGGCCAGGCCGCGAACCAGACGCAGGGCGGCCTGCTGCCGGAGCCGCAGATCGTCGAAGTGCCGCCGTCGGCCAACGGGTCGAGCGGCTCGAACAGCACCGGCAGCTCGAACGGCACGACCGCGTCGAACAATGCGTCGTCGGGCAACGGCGTCGCCGTCGCGCCGAAGCCGGCCGACAACACGCCGCCGAAGAAGACGCAGCCGCAGCAGCAGGCCGGCGAGGACGACCTCGCGCGCTTCGCCGCGCAGAAGCAGGCACAGCAGGCCGCCGCGCAAAAGCAGCAGCAACTGGCCGCGAACACGCCGAAACCGACGTCGTCGGCCACGGCCGCCGCGGCCGCGAAGCCGCCGACCGCGAGCGACGCGAATACCGGCTACTTCCTGCAGGTCGGCGCGTATAAAACGGAAGGCGACGCCGAGCAGCAGCGCGCGCGCCTCGGCTTCCAGGGCTTCGAGTCGAAGGTGTCGAAGCGCGACGTCAGCGGCGTGACCTATTTCCGCGTGCGCGTTGGCCCGTTCTCGAAGTTCGAGGATATGAACTCGGCCCGTCAACGCCTGTCCGATGCAGGTGTCGACACGGCGGTGATCCGCTTCACGAAGCAGTAA
- a CDS encoding thiol:disulfide interchange protein DsbA/DsbL, with protein sequence MKKLLSTLLLSLGLAAGFAQASAAAPVAGKDFEVMKSPQPVSAPAGKVEVIEFFWYGCPHCYEFEPTIEAWVKKQGNNIDFKRVPVAFRDDFVPHSKLFYAVSALGISEKVTPAIFNAIHKQKNYLLTPQAQADFLATQGVDKKQFTDAYNSFSVQGEVNQSAKLLKDYAIDGVPTVVVQGKYKTGPAYTNSIPGTAQVLDFLVKQVQDKKL encoded by the coding sequence ATGAAAAAACTGCTTAGCACGCTCCTTCTGTCCCTGGGCCTCGCGGCCGGCTTCGCCCAGGCTTCGGCCGCCGCGCCGGTCGCCGGCAAGGACTTCGAGGTGATGAAGTCGCCGCAGCCGGTGTCCGCGCCGGCCGGCAAGGTCGAGGTGATCGAGTTCTTCTGGTACGGCTGCCCGCACTGCTACGAATTCGAGCCGACGATCGAGGCCTGGGTGAAGAAGCAGGGCAACAACATCGACTTCAAGCGCGTGCCGGTCGCATTCCGTGACGATTTCGTCCCGCACTCGAAGCTGTTCTACGCGGTGTCCGCGCTCGGCATCTCCGAGAAGGTCACGCCGGCGATCTTCAACGCGATCCACAAGCAGAAGAACTACCTGCTGACGCCGCAGGCGCAGGCCGACTTCCTGGCCACGCAGGGCGTCGACAAGAAGCAGTTCACCGACGCGTACAACTCGTTCAGCGTGCAGGGCGAGGTGAACCAGTCGGCCAAGCTGCTGAAGGACTACGCGATCGACGGCGTGCCGACGGTCGTCGTCCAGGGCAAGTACAAGACAGGCCCCGCTTACACGAACAGCATCCCGGGCACCGCGCAGGTGCTCGACTTCCTCGTGAAGCAGGTTCAGGACAAGAAGCTCTGA